The genomic interval CGTTTCCATACTTCCCAAGCGCTGCTGCCACTGATGCCGGGCGGCATGCTCGGTCACGAGATTGGTCGCCTGGCCACGGCCCAACTGGGTTTCAGCGGTGGCACGCTGATCCTGATCGCGCTCTTCGCCGCCGGCGTCAGCCTGTTTACCGGCTTGTCCTGGCTGCGCATCGCCGAAGGCACGGGCGCCCTGCTGGAAATGACGCTGCAGAAGACCTTGCAACTCTGGCAGGACTGGCAGGACCGGCGCATCGGCCGCAACATCGCCCAGCAGCGCGAAGCGGTGGTCGAACAGGAGCGCAAGAAGATCGAGGAGCTACCGCCGATCAGGATCGAGCCGCAATCCCTGGACGTGCCGCTCGCGCCCAAGGCCGAACAGCGCATCGCGAAGGAACGCCAGGCACCGCTGTTCTTCGAGGGGGCGCTGCCGCCCTTGCATCTGCTCGACGAAGCGGCCCACAACAGCATCGACCTGCCCGACAACGAAACCCTGGAATTCACTTCCCGCCTGATCGAGCGCAAGCTGGCCGATTTCGGCGTCAACGTGCAAGTACTCGCCGCCTATCCCGGCCCGGTGGTGACACGCTATGAGATCGAGCCGGCCATCGGCATCAAGGGCAGCCAGATCGTCAATCTGGCCAAGGATCTGGCGCGCGCCCTGTCGCTGGTCAGCATCCGCGTCGTCGAAACGATTCCCGGCAAATCCTGCATGGCGCTGGAACTGCCGAACCCGCAACGCCAGACCGTGCGCCTGACCGAGATCATCGGCTCCAAGGCCTATCACGGCATGCACTCGCCGCTGACGCTGGCGCTGGGCAAGGACATCGGCGGCAAACCCGTGGTGGCCGATCTGGCGAAGATGCCGCATCTGCTGGTGGCCGGCACCACCGGCTCGGGCAAGTCGGTGGGCATCAATGCGATGATCCTCTCGCTGCTCTACAAGTCCGAGCCGCAGGACGTGCGCCTGATCCTGGTCGACCCGAAAATGTTGGAGCTTTCGATCTACGAGGGCATTCCGCACCTGCTCGCCCCCGTGGTCACCGACATGAGCAAGGCCCACAACGCCCTGCACTGGTGCGTGGGCGAAATGGAAAAGCGCTACAGGCTGATGTCGGCGCTGGGCGTGCGCAACCTTGCCGGCTTCAACGGCAAGCTGCGCGAAGCCGAGAAGAAGGAAGAGCATATCCCCAACCCGTTCTCGCTCACGCCCGAAACACCCGAACCGCTCGCCACGCTGCCGCACATCGTGGTGATCATCGACGAGCTGGCCGACCTGATGATGGTGGTCGGCAAGAAGGTCGAGGAACTCATCGCCCGCCTGGCGCAAAAAGCGCGCGCGGCCGGCATCCACCTGATCCTGGCCACCCAGCGGCCCAGCGTGGATGTCATCACGGGTCTCATCAAGGCCAACATCCCGACGCGCATTTCCTTTCAGGTCTCGTCGAAAATCGACTCGCGCACCATTCTCGACCAGATGGGCGCCGAGGCCCTGCTGGGCCAGGGCGACATGCTCTATCTGGCGCCGGGCACCGGCCTGCCGCAGCGCGTGCATTGCGCTTTCGTGGCCGATGACGAAGTGCACCGCGTGGTCGAATACCTGAAGAAAGTCGGTGAACCCGACTATATCGAGGGCATCCTTGAAGCCCCGGCCGGTGAAGCGGCCGGCGGCGGCGAACTGGGCGGCGAAGCCGGCGATGAAGCCGATCCGATGTACGACCAGGCCGTCGAAGTGGTGCTGAAGACGCGCCGTCCGTCGATCTCCCTGGTGCAGCGCCATTTGCGCATCGGCTACAACCGCGCGGCCCGCCTGATCGAACAGATGGAACGCGCCGGCCTGGTTTCCGCAATGAATGCCGCCGGCAGCCGCGAAGTCCTGGTGCCGGAGCGCAGCGAATGATCTCCCCTCGCGCGCTGGCGCTGAAACTGCTGCTCGCCGGCCTCGCCTGCGCCGTCATGCTGCCGGCGACGGCCTCCGGCCCGGCGCAATTTCAGACCTTCATCAGCAGCACCCACAGCGCCCGCGCCCACTTCAGCCAGACGGTCACGGCCTTGTCCGGCCGCAAACCGCAGGTCTCGCAAGGCAGTTTGAGCTTCGCCCGCCCGGGACGCTTCCGCTGGGTCTATGAAACCCCCTACCATCAGTTGCTGGTCGGCGATGGCACGCGCCTGTGGATCTTCGACCGCGACCTCAACCAGGTGACCGTCAAGCAGCTCGGCCAGGCGCTCGGCGCCAGCCCGGCCGCCCTGCTCGCCGGCGACAATGCCCTCGACAGGAACTTCATCATCACCGATGCCGGCAGCGCCGACGGTCTGGAATTCATCGAAGCCATGCCGCGCAACAAGGAAGAAGGCGGCTTCGAGCTGGTGCGCATCGGCCTGCGCGACAATCTGCCGCAAGTGATGATCGTGCATGACAACTTCGGTCAGCAGACCACCCTGAACTTCCGCCAGTTCGAACGCAATCCCTCGCTGCCTGCCGAGTTGTTCCGCTTCACCCCGCCTGCGGGCGCCGATGTCCTCGGCGAGTGATCTGCTGACGGCAGCGCAGCCCGCCATGAGCCACGTGCCGCTGGCCGAACTGCTGCGCCCCGGCAGCCTGGACGAAGTGGTCGGACAAAGCCATCTGCTCGGCCCCGGCAAGCCGCTGCGCCTGGCTTTCGAGGCGCGCACGCCGCATTCGATGATCCTCTGGGGCCCGCCCGGCGTCGGCAAGACCACGCTCGCGCGCCTCATGGCCACGGCTTTCG from Sterolibacterium denitrificans carries:
- a CDS encoding DNA translocase FtsK, producing MAALNANQPLPEKIVALLQEARWLVLGALALYLILILAGFTPSDPGWSHAATAEHIANPGGRLGAWLADLLLYLFGISAWWLVLFLLFAVAWGYRRLDNLVPSAIPISRRDRRPFLVALLGFALLLAGSCGIEAMRFHTSQALLPLMPGGMLGHEIGRLATAQLGFSGGTLILIALFAAGVSLFTGLSWLRIAEGTGALLEMTLQKTLQLWQDWQDRRIGRNIAQQREAVVEQERKKIEELPPIRIEPQSLDVPLAPKAEQRIAKERQAPLFFEGALPPLHLLDEAAHNSIDLPDNETLEFTSRLIERKLADFGVNVQVLAAYPGPVVTRYEIEPAIGIKGSQIVNLAKDLARALSLVSIRVVETIPGKSCMALELPNPQRQTVRLTEIIGSKAYHGMHSPLTLALGKDIGGKPVVADLAKMPHLLVAGTTGSGKSVGINAMILSLLYKSEPQDVRLILVDPKMLELSIYEGIPHLLAPVVTDMSKAHNALHWCVGEMEKRYRLMSALGVRNLAGFNGKLREAEKKEEHIPNPFSLTPETPEPLATLPHIVVIIDELADLMMVVGKKVEELIARLAQKARAAGIHLILATQRPSVDVITGLIKANIPTRISFQVSSKIDSRTILDQMGAEALLGQGDMLYLAPGTGLPQRVHCAFVADDEVHRVVEYLKKVGEPDYIEGILEAPAGEAAGGGELGGEAGDEADPMYDQAVEVVLKTRRPSISLVQRHLRIGYNRAARLIEQMERAGLVSAMNAAGSREVLVPERSE
- the lolA gene encoding outer membrane lipoprotein chaperone LolA, with amino-acid sequence MISPRALALKLLLAGLACAVMLPATASGPAQFQTFISSTHSARAHFSQTVTALSGRKPQVSQGSLSFARPGRFRWVYETPYHQLLVGDGTRLWIFDRDLNQVTVKQLGQALGASPAALLAGDNALDRNFIITDAGSADGLEFIEAMPRNKEEGGFELVRIGLRDNLPQVMIVHDNFGQQTTLNFRQFERNPSLPAELFRFTPPAGADVLGE